One window of the Diospyros lotus cultivar Yz01 chromosome 12, ASM1463336v1, whole genome shotgun sequence genome contains the following:
- the LOC127787074 gene encoding thaumatin-like protein, translating into MNPSLTLPIFLSILLFAGASRAAIINVLNNCPYTVWAAAVPGGGRRLDRGQSWQINAPSGTTGARVWARTGCNFDGSGRGKCQTGDCNGLLECRAYGVPPNTLAEYALNQYSNLDYFDISLVDGFNVPMEFSPTSNGCTRGIKCTADIVGQCPNELKAPGGCNNPCTVFKTDQYCCNSGNCGPTNYSKFFKQRCPDAYSYPKDDKTSTFTCRTGANYKVVFCP; encoded by the exons ATGAATCCATCTCTCACCCttcccattttcctttccaTCCTCCTCTTCGCCGGCGCCTCCCGTGCCGCCATCATCAACGTCCTCAACAACTGCCCGTACACCGTGTGGGCGGCGGCGGTACCCGGCGGTGGCCGCCGCCTCGACAGGGGCCAGAGTTGGCAAATCAATGCCCCCTCCGGCACAACCGGCGCTCGCGTTTGGGCCCGAACAGGCTGCAACTTCGATGGCTCCGGCAG GGGCAAATGCCAGACGGGGGACTGCAACGGGCTGCTGGAGTGCCGCGCCTACGGCGTGCCGCCCAATACGCTGGCAGAGTACGCCCTAAACCAGTACAGCAACCTGGACTACTTCGACATATCGCTGGTGGACGGGTTCAACGTGCCCATGGAGTTTAGCCCGACGTCGAACGGGTGCACTCGCGGCATCAAGTGCACGGCGGACATCGTGGGGCAGTGCCCGAACGAGCTGAAGGCCCCGGGGGGCTGCAACAACCCCTGCACCGTTTTCAAGACGGACCAGTACTGCTGCAACTCCGGCAACTGCGGGCCCACCAATTATTCCAAGTTCTTCAAGCAAAGGTGTCCTGATGCTTACAGTTACCCTAAAGATGACAAAACCAGCACCTTTACTTGCCGTACCGGAGCCAACTATAAGGTTGTCTTTTGCCCTTAA